The Streptomyces sp. RKND-216 genomic sequence CTGGAGGCTCACGGTGACCGGACCCGGACAGACGTCGCAGACGACGGCCACGGGGCAGAGCGCGGCGGGTACCGCCGGGGGTTCCGGCGGCGCGGGCGGCCGTATCGCCATCGACCCGCTCGTGCGGAACCTGGCCGCCGAGACGGCGGCCCTGCGCGACGCCGGCCCGGTCGCCGCCGTGGAGCTGCCCGGCGGGGTGCCGGTGTGGGCGGTGACACACCACGCCGAGGCCCGGCGCCTGCTCACCGATGCGCGGCTGGTGAAGAACATCGCGCACTGGGCGGCCTGGCAGCGCGGGGAGATCCCGAAGACCTGGCCGTTGATCGGGCTGGCCGCCCCCGGGCCGAGCATGCTGACCTTCGACGGTGCCGACCACCGGCGACTGCGCACGCTGGTCGCCCAGGCGCTCACACCGCGCCGGGTGGAGGAGCTGCGGCCGCGGATCGAGGAGATCACGGCGGGGCTGCTCGACCGTGCCGGCGACCGGGCCGACGCGGAGGGGCGCGTCGACCTGAAGGAGTCCTTCGCGTACCGGCTGCCGATGGCCGTGATCAGCGACCTGATGGGCATCGACGCCGCCGACCACCCGCGGCTGCTGGAGCTGTACGACAGCTTCTTCTCCAGCCTCACCCGACCGGAACTGGTGCAGCAGGTCATCGGCGAGCTGCGCACGTTCTACTCCGGCGTGGTGCACCGCAAGCGGGAGGCACCGGGCGACGACCTCACGAGTGCGCTGATCGCCGCGGGCGAAGACGGTGACCGGCTCAGCGAGGCGGAGATCGTCTCC encodes the following:
- a CDS encoding cytochrome P450, which produces MAIDPLVRNLAAETAALRDAGPVAAVELPGGVPVWAVTHHAEARRLLTDARLVKNIAHWAAWQRGEIPKTWPLIGLAAPGPSMLTFDGADHRRLRTLVAQALTPRRVEELRPRIEEITAGLLDRAGDRADAEGRVDLKESFAYRLPMAVISDLMGIDAADHPRLLELYDSFFSSLTRPELVQQVIGELRTFYSGVVHRKREAPGDDLTSALIAAGEDGDRLSEAEIVSTLQVMVTAGHETTISLIVSAVVALLTHPEQLAMVRDGRVGWDEVIEETLRWSAPTSHVLIRFATEDVAVGDTVIPQGDAVIMSYGAIGHDTEQHGEDADRFDVTRSPNRHLSFGHGPHVCPGAGLSRLEARIALPALFERFPGLELAVPATELRNKPTVTQNELYALPVRLGV